One part of the Phragmites australis chromosome 3, lpPhrAust1.1, whole genome shotgun sequence genome encodes these proteins:
- the LOC133910927 gene encoding aminotransferase ALD1 homolog, which yields MPANMTSKFLEKAVLPLDVAPHVKTGAPRTAVIRNPNMEKLQKGYLFPEISKKHEAHLKKYPDAKVISLGIGDTTEPIPSVITSAMAEYVLALSTPEGYQGYGPEQGQMNLRKAIAENVYQNMGIKESEVFISDGAQCDIARLQMLFGSNVTIAVQDPTFPGYVDNGVIMGQTGKADEAGEYAGIAYMRCAPENSFFPDLSRVPRTDVIFFCSPNNPTGHVASSAQLRELVDFARRNGSIIVFDSAYAWYVSEGEGKPRSIYEVPGAREVAIEISSFSKFAGFTGVRLGWAVVPDELRYADGSPVARDFDRIVCTCFNGASSVAQAGGLACLSTEEGRSAVRGVVGVYKENARVLVETFASLGKEVYGGADSPYVWVRFPGRRSWDVFAEILEKTHVITVPGSGFGPGGEGFVRVSAFNSRDRVLEAAARLSKFLA from the exons ATGCCGGCAAACATGACCTCCAA GTTTCTTGAGAAGGCTGTCCTTCCACTGGATGTTGCACCTCATGTGAAGACTGGAG CTCCTCGGACCGCCGTGATTCGCAATCCGAACATGGAGAAGCTTCAGAAGGGCTACTTGTTCCCGGAG ATTAGCAAAAAGCATGAAGCTCACCTGAAGAAGTACCCAGATGCTAAGGTCATCAGTTTGGGTATCGGTGACACAACTGAGCCCATACCAAGCGTCATAACATCAGCTATGGCTGAG TATGTACTTGCGTTATCCACTCCAGAAGGATACCAAGGTTACGGACCGGAGCAAGGTCAAATG AATCTGCGCAAGGCCATAGCTGAGAACGTCTACCAAAACATGGGCATAAAAGAATCTGAGGTGTTCATTTCGGATGGAGCGCAGTGTGACATTGCACGCCTTCAG ATGCTTTTCGGATCGAACGTGACCATTGCTGTCCAAGATCCCACCTTTCCG GGCTACGTGGACAACGGCGTGATCATGGGGCAAACGGGCAAGGCGGACGAGGCCGGCGAGTACGCGGGCATCGCGTACATGCGGTGCGCGCCGGAGAACTCCTTCTTCCCGGACCTCTCCCGCGTGCCGCGCACCGACGTCATCTTCTTCTGCTCGCCCAACAACCCGACGGGCCACGTCGCGTCCTCGGCGCAGCTGCGGGAGCTGGTGGACTTCGCGCGGCGGAACGGCTCCATCATCGTCTTCGACTCGGCGTACGCGTGGTACGTGTCTGAGGGGGAGGGCAAGCCGCGGTCCATCTACGAGGTGCCCGGCGCGCGGGAGGTGGCCATCGAGATCTCGTCCTTCTCCAAGTTCGCCGGGTTCACGGGCGTGCGGCTCGGCTGGGCGGTGGTGCCCGACGAGCTCCGGTACGCGGACGGCTCCCCCGTGGCGCGCGACTTCGACCGCATCGTGTGCACCTGCTTCAACGGGGCCTCCAGTGTCGCGCAGGCCGGGGGGCTCGCCTGCCTCTCGACGGAGGAAGGCCGGAGCGCCGTCCGGGGCGTGGTGGGCGTGTACAAGGAGAATGCACGGGTGCTGGTGGAGACGTTCGCGTCGCTTGGGAAGGAGGTGTACGGTGGCGCCGACTCGCCGTACGTGTGGGTGCGCTTCCCGGGGCGCAGGTCGTGGGACGTGTTCGCGGAAATCCTCGAGAAGACGCACGTCATCACCGTGCCGGGCAGCGGGTTCGGTCCCGGCGGCGAGGGGTTCGTCAGGGTCAGCGCCTTCAACAGCAGGGACAGGGTCCTTGAGGCCGCCGCGAGGCTCAGCAAGTTCCTCGCCTGA
- the LOC133911811 gene encoding uncharacterized protein LOC133911811 isoform X2, with protein MASEEFISLGAAPCEADARDDEGANLQAEAPGANGVEPPASEQEPEGGSGTVGSSPKVSDENIDLEEGQVEDMDLADDDIVVTKHQQVDALVQSEASVAAVQTIFGFEVKLDKGNGPQNASIDGSNSNSVEESSARGVKRARVESTEPSIRIIYSDLTRESKRKLMELMQQWSEWQARTQHTMKETAEEVMESGEETYYPALHVGSEKSCAVSFWVDSQARESAAADDDSVPLYDREFTLGSTPLGDSSNIERADKDDSRCFNCGSYSHALKDCPKPRDNVAISNARKQHNLKRNQSNVNRVQNRYYQKTPGKFDDLRAGVLGPETRECLGIRENDPPPWLHRMRELGYPPGYLDVVDDEEKPSGITIFGDGEVKLEYEEGELPEQGESPPPRKRMTVDFPGINAPIPESGDRWLWGSTPPQSSGRHHSSDPREYRDRGPPGVDHYSSRYHSYDYGPLSPNLERSHSDRGRRSPSRYESSPADDGTPHSYPSRQYSSHYSLGSEMSSRHSRDRHDRHYHHRR; from the exons ATGGCGTCAGAGGAGTTCATCAGTCTTGGAGCAGCGCCTTGCGAGGCTGATGCGAGAGATGATGAAGGGGCAAACCTTCAGGCTGAAGCTCCGGGTGCGAATGGGGTGGAGCCTCCGGCTTCTGAACAGGAACCAGAAGGGGGATCTGGTACTGTGGGTAGCAGTCCCAAGGTGTCCGACGAGAACATAGATCTTGAAGAAGGGCAAGTGGAAGATATGGACCTTGCAGACGATGATATAGTTGTTACTAAGCATCAGCAGGTAGATGCTTTGGTTCAGTCTGAGGCAAGTGTAGCAGCTGTGCAGACTATATTTGGTTTTGAGGTCAAGCTAGACAAGGGTAATGGGCCCCAAAATGCATCAATTGATGGGTCGAACAGCAACTCGGTTGAAGAAAGCT CCGCAAGAGGAGTTAAAAGAGCCCGAGTGGAATCGACCGAGCCTTCAATTCGTATCATTTACAGTGACTTGACAAG GGAAAGCAAAAGAAAGCTCATGGAATTGATGCAACAATGGTCTGAGTGGCAGGCTAGAACCCAACATACTATGAAG GAAACTGCGGAAGAGGTCATGGAAAGTGGTGAAGAGACTTATTATCCAGCATTACATGTTGGTTCAGAGAAATCATGTGCTGTG TCATTTTGGGTGGATAGCCAAGCAAGAGAAAGTGCTGCTGCGGATGATGATTCTGTTCCCCTATACGATCGGGAGTTTACCTTGGGCTCAACTCCTTTGGGTGATTCGTCAAACATTGAGAG GGCAGATAAGGATGATTCTCGCTGTTTCAACTGTGGTTCTTATAGCCATGCTCTGAAGGATTGCCCAAAGCCTCGTGACAATGTTGCAATTAGCAATGCCCGGAAGCAGCATAATTTGAAAAGAAACCAATCTAATGTTAACCGTGTACAAAATAGATATTACCAGAAAACTCCAGGCAAATTTGATGATCTGAGAGCAGGAGTACTGGGACCTGAGActagagagtgcttggggatcAGG GAAAATGATCCGCCTCCTTGGCTGCATAGAATGCGAGAATTGGGTTATCCTCCAGGTTACCTAG ATGTAGTCGATGATGAAGAAAAACCATCTGGTATCACCATATTTGGAGATGGTGAGGTGAAGCTAGAGTACGAGGAGGGAGAGCTTCCAGAGCAAGGTGAATCACCTCCACCTCGGAAAAGGATGACAGTGGACTTCCCTGGAATAAATGCCCCTATTCCAGAGAGCGGTGACCGCTGGCTATGGGGCAGCACCCCACCTCAGTCCTCAGGCCGTCACCATTCATCAGATCCAAGGGAGTATCGCGATAGAGGCCCTCCTGGTGTTGATCACTATTCATCGAGATACCACTCCTACGACTACGGGCCATTAAGCCCAAATCTCGAAAGGTCACATTCGGACAGAGGACGGAGAAGCCCCTCCCGCTACGAGAGTTCACCAGCAGATGATGGTACCCCGCATTCGTACCCAAGCAGGCAGTACTCGAGCCATTACAGCTTGGGCTCGGAGATGTCATCGCGTCATTCCAGAGACAGGCATGACCGGCACTACCACCACCGCAGGTGA
- the LOC133911811 gene encoding uncharacterized protein LOC133911811 isoform X1 translates to MASEEFISLGAAPCEADARDDEGANLQAEAPGANGVEPPASEQEPEGGSGTVGSSPKVSDENIDLEEGQVEDMDLADDDIVVTKHQQVDALVQSEASVAAVQTIFGFEVKLDKGNGPQNASIDGSNSNSVEESSARGVKRARVESTEPSIRIIYSDLTRESKRKLMELMQQWSEWQARTQHTMKETAEEVMESGEETYYPALHVGSEKSCAVSFWVDSQARESAAADDDSVPLYDREFTLGSTPLGDSSNIESRADKDDSRCFNCGSYSHALKDCPKPRDNVAISNARKQHNLKRNQSNVNRVQNRYYQKTPGKFDDLRAGVLGPETRECLGIRENDPPPWLHRMRELGYPPGYLDVVDDEEKPSGITIFGDGEVKLEYEEGELPEQGESPPPRKRMTVDFPGINAPIPESGDRWLWGSTPPQSSGRHHSSDPREYRDRGPPGVDHYSSRYHSYDYGPLSPNLERSHSDRGRRSPSRYESSPADDGTPHSYPSRQYSSHYSLGSEMSSRHSRDRHDRHYHHRR, encoded by the exons ATGGCGTCAGAGGAGTTCATCAGTCTTGGAGCAGCGCCTTGCGAGGCTGATGCGAGAGATGATGAAGGGGCAAACCTTCAGGCTGAAGCTCCGGGTGCGAATGGGGTGGAGCCTCCGGCTTCTGAACAGGAACCAGAAGGGGGATCTGGTACTGTGGGTAGCAGTCCCAAGGTGTCCGACGAGAACATAGATCTTGAAGAAGGGCAAGTGGAAGATATGGACCTTGCAGACGATGATATAGTTGTTACTAAGCATCAGCAGGTAGATGCTTTGGTTCAGTCTGAGGCAAGTGTAGCAGCTGTGCAGACTATATTTGGTTTTGAGGTCAAGCTAGACAAGGGTAATGGGCCCCAAAATGCATCAATTGATGGGTCGAACAGCAACTCGGTTGAAGAAAGCT CCGCAAGAGGAGTTAAAAGAGCCCGAGTGGAATCGACCGAGCCTTCAATTCGTATCATTTACAGTGACTTGACAAG GGAAAGCAAAAGAAAGCTCATGGAATTGATGCAACAATGGTCTGAGTGGCAGGCTAGAACCCAACATACTATGAAG GAAACTGCGGAAGAGGTCATGGAAAGTGGTGAAGAGACTTATTATCCAGCATTACATGTTGGTTCAGAGAAATCATGTGCTGTG TCATTTTGGGTGGATAGCCAAGCAAGAGAAAGTGCTGCTGCGGATGATGATTCTGTTCCCCTATACGATCGGGAGTTTACCTTGGGCTCAACTCCTTTGGGTGATTCGTCAAACATTGAGAG CAGGGCAGATAAGGATGATTCTCGCTGTTTCAACTGTGGTTCTTATAGCCATGCTCTGAAGGATTGCCCAAAGCCTCGTGACAATGTTGCAATTAGCAATGCCCGGAAGCAGCATAATTTGAAAAGAAACCAATCTAATGTTAACCGTGTACAAAATAGATATTACCAGAAAACTCCAGGCAAATTTGATGATCTGAGAGCAGGAGTACTGGGACCTGAGActagagagtgcttggggatcAGG GAAAATGATCCGCCTCCTTGGCTGCATAGAATGCGAGAATTGGGTTATCCTCCAGGTTACCTAG ATGTAGTCGATGATGAAGAAAAACCATCTGGTATCACCATATTTGGAGATGGTGAGGTGAAGCTAGAGTACGAGGAGGGAGAGCTTCCAGAGCAAGGTGAATCACCTCCACCTCGGAAAAGGATGACAGTGGACTTCCCTGGAATAAATGCCCCTATTCCAGAGAGCGGTGACCGCTGGCTATGGGGCAGCACCCCACCTCAGTCCTCAGGCCGTCACCATTCATCAGATCCAAGGGAGTATCGCGATAGAGGCCCTCCTGGTGTTGATCACTATTCATCGAGATACCACTCCTACGACTACGGGCCATTAAGCCCAAATCTCGAAAGGTCACATTCGGACAGAGGACGGAGAAGCCCCTCCCGCTACGAGAGTTCACCAGCAGATGATGGTACCCCGCATTCGTACCCAAGCAGGCAGTACTCGAGCCATTACAGCTTGGGCTCGGAGATGTCATCGCGTCATTCCAGAGACAGGCATGACCGGCACTACCACCACCGCAGGTGA
- the LOC133911811 gene encoding uncharacterized protein LOC133911811 isoform X3, whose translation MASEEFISLGAAPCEADARDDEGANLQAEAPGANGVEPPASEQEPEGGSGTVGSSPKVSDENIDLEEGQVEDMDLADDDIVVTKHQQVDALVQSEASVAAVQTIFGFEVKLDKGNGPQNASIDGSNSNSVEESSARGVKRARVESTEPSIRIIYSDLTRESKRKLMELMQQWSEWQARTQHTMKETAEEVMESGEETYYPALHVGSEKSCAVSFWVDSQARESAAADDDSVPLYDREFTLGSTPLGDSSNIESRADKDDSRCFNCGSYSHALKDCPKPRDNVAISNARKQHNLKRNQSNVNRVQNRYYQKTPGKFDDLRAGVLGPETRECLGIRENDPPPWLHRMRELGYPPGYLVDDEEKPSGITIFGDGEVKLEYEEGELPEQGESPPPRKRMTVDFPGINAPIPESGDRWLWGSTPPQSSGRHHSSDPREYRDRGPPGVDHYSSRYHSYDYGPLSPNLERSHSDRGRRSPSRYESSPADDGTPHSYPSRQYSSHYSLGSEMSSRHSRDRHDRHYHHRR comes from the exons ATGGCGTCAGAGGAGTTCATCAGTCTTGGAGCAGCGCCTTGCGAGGCTGATGCGAGAGATGATGAAGGGGCAAACCTTCAGGCTGAAGCTCCGGGTGCGAATGGGGTGGAGCCTCCGGCTTCTGAACAGGAACCAGAAGGGGGATCTGGTACTGTGGGTAGCAGTCCCAAGGTGTCCGACGAGAACATAGATCTTGAAGAAGGGCAAGTGGAAGATATGGACCTTGCAGACGATGATATAGTTGTTACTAAGCATCAGCAGGTAGATGCTTTGGTTCAGTCTGAGGCAAGTGTAGCAGCTGTGCAGACTATATTTGGTTTTGAGGTCAAGCTAGACAAGGGTAATGGGCCCCAAAATGCATCAATTGATGGGTCGAACAGCAACTCGGTTGAAGAAAGCT CCGCAAGAGGAGTTAAAAGAGCCCGAGTGGAATCGACCGAGCCTTCAATTCGTATCATTTACAGTGACTTGACAAG GGAAAGCAAAAGAAAGCTCATGGAATTGATGCAACAATGGTCTGAGTGGCAGGCTAGAACCCAACATACTATGAAG GAAACTGCGGAAGAGGTCATGGAAAGTGGTGAAGAGACTTATTATCCAGCATTACATGTTGGTTCAGAGAAATCATGTGCTGTG TCATTTTGGGTGGATAGCCAAGCAAGAGAAAGTGCTGCTGCGGATGATGATTCTGTTCCCCTATACGATCGGGAGTTTACCTTGGGCTCAACTCCTTTGGGTGATTCGTCAAACATTGAGAG CAGGGCAGATAAGGATGATTCTCGCTGTTTCAACTGTGGTTCTTATAGCCATGCTCTGAAGGATTGCCCAAAGCCTCGTGACAATGTTGCAATTAGCAATGCCCGGAAGCAGCATAATTTGAAAAGAAACCAATCTAATGTTAACCGTGTACAAAATAGATATTACCAGAAAACTCCAGGCAAATTTGATGATCTGAGAGCAGGAGTACTGGGACCTGAGActagagagtgcttggggatcAGG GAAAATGATCCGCCTCCTTGGCTGCATAGAATGCGAGAATTGGGTTATCCTCCAGGTTACCTAG TCGATGATGAAGAAAAACCATCTGGTATCACCATATTTGGAGATGGTGAGGTGAAGCTAGAGTACGAGGAGGGAGAGCTTCCAGAGCAAGGTGAATCACCTCCACCTCGGAAAAGGATGACAGTGGACTTCCCTGGAATAAATGCCCCTATTCCAGAGAGCGGTGACCGCTGGCTATGGGGCAGCACCCCACCTCAGTCCTCAGGCCGTCACCATTCATCAGATCCAAGGGAGTATCGCGATAGAGGCCCTCCTGGTGTTGATCACTATTCATCGAGATACCACTCCTACGACTACGGGCCATTAAGCCCAAATCTCGAAAGGTCACATTCGGACAGAGGACGGAGAAGCCCCTCCCGCTACGAGAGTTCACCAGCAGATGATGGTACCCCGCATTCGTACCCAAGCAGGCAGTACTCGAGCCATTACAGCTTGGGCTCGGAGATGTCATCGCGTCATTCCAGAGACAGGCATGACCGGCACTACCACCACCGCAGGTGA